A window from Microbacterium profundi encodes these proteins:
- a CDS encoding DUF4396 domain-containing protein, giving the protein MLDELAWNANPVRRAGCGAYRWLSRRCFHETGTSLDNLSIREGSHTVRLIDGVMLLWWILTVPSFLFVAIDVQRTPAATVIKWAFIILVAFTGPIGAFFYVLGCREPLYGVHEEYVSVRWRQVMGSTMHCAAGDGIGIIVGAAVGAGLALNFWPDFLLEYTLGFGFGWTYFQAFAMRFMAGGSYRKSLRMTFLPELLSMNLLMSGMLLTTRFSMRAVEGGDDPTRPEFWFIMSMALIVGFAFAYPINWWLVANHMKHGMFTVRKEAVSALNGREPVTPMPAGPPPVQPGIRVKAAMTVLTFAILGGTLLVITQLAIR; this is encoded by the coding sequence TTGCTCGACGAGTTGGCCTGGAACGCGAACCCGGTGCGTCGTGCGGGTTGTGGCGCGTATCGGTGGCTATCGCGACGTTGCTTTCACGAAACGGGGACAAGTCTTGACAATCTCAGCATCCGCGAAGGCAGTCACACTGTGAGGCTAATCGACGGCGTGATGCTCTTATGGTGGATTCTCACCGTGCCATCTTTTCTTTTCGTCGCCATAGACGTCCAGCGCACGCCAGCAGCAACAGTGATCAAGTGGGCTTTCATCATCCTCGTCGCCTTCACCGGCCCGATCGGTGCGTTTTTCTATGTGCTCGGTTGCCGAGAACCGCTCTACGGAGTCCACGAAGAGTATGTCTCGGTCCGGTGGCGCCAGGTGATGGGATCCACGATGCACTGCGCCGCGGGCGACGGCATCGGGATCATCGTCGGTGCGGCCGTCGGTGCGGGACTGGCCCTAAACTTTTGGCCCGATTTTCTCCTTGAGTACACCTTGGGGTTCGGATTTGGGTGGACCTATTTCCAAGCGTTCGCTATGCGGTTCATGGCGGGCGGATCGTACCGGAAGTCGCTGCGGATGACGTTCCTGCCCGAGTTGTTGTCGATGAATCTGCTGATGAGTGGGATGCTGCTCACAACTCGATTTTCGATGCGGGCAGTCGAGGGAGGGGATGACCCTACTCGTCCCGAGTTCTGGTTTATCATGTCGATGGCACTAATCGTGGGCTTCGCGTTCGCGTACCCGATCAATTGGTGGCTGGTTGCCAACCACATGAAGCACGGGATGTTCACCGTTCGCAAGGAAGCCGTGTCAGCACTGAACGGACGCGAACCGGTCACACCAATGCCCGCTGGGCCACCACCCGTCCAGCCCGGTATCCGCGTCAAGGCCGCGATGACTGTCCTCACGTTTGCGATCCTGGGTGGCACACTCCTCGTCATCACCCAGCTTGCGATCCGCTGA
- a CDS encoding ion channel: MLTVIVAGGTLAVVGWALLYLPSVPEGFIYSPGAATDSANAPLDALYISMVTISTLGFGDVVPAPGWLRPPSSRPGSTSVNTPKPTIFETPTPTRRWRQRCPMP, translated from the coding sequence ATGTTGACCGTCATTGTCGCAGGGGGCACGCTCGCGGTCGTCGGTTGGGCGCTGCTCTACCTACCCTCGGTGCCCGAAGGATTCATCTATAGTCCCGGTGCGGCCACGGACAGCGCGAACGCTCCCCTTGACGCACTGTACATCTCGATGGTCACGATTTCGACACTCGGTTTCGGGGACGTCGTCCCGGCCCCGGGATGGTTGCGACCGCCATCATCCAGGCCAGGATCGACCTCAGTGAATACTCCGAAACCTACTATTTTCGAGACACCGACCCCAACTCGTCGCTGGCGGCAACGCTGCCCTATGCCGTAG
- a CDS encoding bifunctional aspartate transaminase/aspartate 4-decarboxylase: protein MSTQDYSSFTNLSPFELKDKLIAVASSDPQRLMLNAGRGNPNFLATLPRWAFLTLGEFAMRESERSYSYLDSGFGGLPEVEGIVQRFEAFAAHQDHSQGITFLRSALSYVKDQLGLDRDEFLFEMVGAFLGCTYPTPPRMLRHVEHIVGAYLAQEMFGPITSAGEFSVFATEGGTAAMAYIFHSLSVNRLIHPGEKIAIATPIFSPYLEIPVLAEYGLDIVDIRMDRTDDWQLPQSEIDKLLDPAVTVFCIVNPSNPPSAKLSTAVLDQLTELVTNQRPDLIIVTDDVYGTFADDFVSLFAVLPRNTLLVYSFSKFFGATGWRLGVIALHNENVIDERLAAYEESEKAALDARYSSLTEEPRALAFVDRLVADSRAVALNHTAGLSTPQQSQMALLALNGLMDRLGHYKTAAKQLIRQRFQTLYRSMGVTAEFEPNDVNYYSLIDLQELGGKLYGADFEAWFISQDLGTEFLFRLADETGVVLLPGKGFEVVDTSARVSLANLTEFEYRAIGAATRRIVDEYHDAFIGGTTARL, encoded by the coding sequence ATGTCCACGCAGGACTATTCCAGCTTCACCAATCTCAGCCCGTTCGAATTGAAAGACAAACTCATCGCGGTCGCCTCCTCTGATCCCCAACGACTAATGCTCAACGCGGGCCGAGGCAATCCCAACTTCCTGGCCACCCTTCCTCGATGGGCATTCCTCACGCTGGGCGAGTTCGCCATGCGCGAATCTGAAAGGTCGTACTCCTACCTCGACAGCGGCTTCGGCGGGCTGCCCGAAGTGGAAGGCATCGTGCAACGCTTCGAGGCATTCGCAGCCCACCAAGATCACAGCCAGGGGATCACGTTCTTACGATCCGCACTCTCATATGTAAAGGACCAGCTCGGACTCGACCGCGACGAATTTCTGTTCGAGATGGTTGGAGCCTTTCTGGGCTGCACCTACCCAACTCCACCGCGGATGCTACGCCACGTTGAGCACATCGTCGGGGCATATCTGGCTCAGGAGATGTTCGGACCGATCACGTCAGCTGGAGAATTCTCCGTCTTCGCCACCGAGGGCGGAACAGCAGCGATGGCCTACATCTTCCACAGCCTCTCGGTCAATCGGCTCATCCATCCTGGGGAAAAAATCGCCATCGCCACGCCGATCTTCTCCCCATACCTGGAGATTCCGGTTCTGGCGGAATATGGCCTCGATATTGTCGACATCCGAATGGATCGAACCGACGACTGGCAACTTCCACAAAGCGAGATCGACAAGCTCCTCGACCCCGCGGTCACGGTGTTCTGTATCGTGAACCCGAGCAACCCACCGTCGGCAAAGCTCTCCACGGCCGTGCTCGATCAACTCACAGAGCTCGTGACGAACCAGCGGCCTGATCTCATCATCGTCACAGACGACGTGTACGGCACCTTTGCCGATGACTTTGTCTCGCTGTTTGCCGTCTTGCCTCGCAATACCCTCCTCGTATATTCGTTCTCTAAGTTCTTTGGTGCCACCGGTTGGCGGCTGGGTGTCATCGCTTTGCACAACGAGAACGTCATCGACGAACGACTGGCGGCCTACGAAGAAAGCGAGAAGGCTGCTCTGGATGCTCGGTATTCGTCGTTGACGGAAGAGCCCCGAGCACTAGCGTTCGTCGATCGCCTCGTCGCAGACAGTCGGGCTGTCGCCCTCAACCACACCGCAGGACTGTCCACGCCACAGCAATCCCAGATGGCCCTTTTAGCCCTGAACGGCCTGATGGACAGGCTCGGCCACTACAAAACTGCGGCCAAGCAGCTCATTCGTCAGCGGTTCCAGACGCTCTACCGCAGCATGGGTGTAACCGCAGAGTTCGAGCCTAACGATGTGAACTACTACAGTCTGATCGATCTGCAGGAGCTCGGAGGAAAACTCTACGGCGCCGACTTCGAGGCCTGGTTTATCAGCCAGGATCTGGGAACCGAGTTTCTCTTCCGCCTTGCCGACGAGACCGGAGTCGTGCTGCTTCCCGGGAAAGGATTCGAAGTAGTGGATACCTCCGCTCGAGTCTCACTTGCCAACCTCACCGAGTTCGAATATCGCGCAATCGGCGCAGCTACGCGACGTATCGTGGACGAGTATCACGATGCTTTTATTGGCGGGACCACTGCACGGCTGTAA
- a CDS encoding NADH-quinone oxidoreductase subunit NuoK, with amino-acid sequence MLVVAAALFAVGLYGALSQQVVVMVMMGIELMINGVLLAAGALWWFLAPTPDGQTLMIVILAAMTVEMAMGFAAATIVHRSRGSDMIDSATDLNG; translated from the coding sequence GTGCTCGTCGTGGCGGCGGCGCTTTTTGCTGTCGGGCTCTATGGCGCCCTCTCGCAGCAGGTTGTCGTCATGGTGATGATGGGCATCGAACTGATGATCAACGGTGTACTCCTCGCGGCCGGCGCGCTGTGGTGGTTCCTCGCGCCCACGCCCGATGGCCAGACCCTAATGATCGTCATCCTCGCGGCGATGACGGTGGAGATGGCGATGGGATTCGCGGCGGCCACGATCGTGCACCGCTCCCGCGGGTCCGACATGATCGATTCGGCAACGGACCTGAACGGATGA
- a CDS encoding NADH-quinone oxidoreductase subunit J, which yields MIAALLFWLFAVVAVASGIAVFVVNSMARATYALAMSFVCVGAILVVLNLDYIGVITILMMLMEMAIMAVFMVMFMGMNPALMPMDMTHSKRRSMIIAATVFVLLAVAAFVIPWPARAGEPAADLVRSLGDAIMGSKMLVMLVISPVLFATIVAALVLANPHGRSDPPGEDRDGEEGDGTPMPPDSSMAGEHHQ from the coding sequence GTGATCGCGGCTCTGCTGTTCTGGTTGTTCGCTGTCGTTGCTGTCGCAAGCGGCATCGCCGTCTTCGTAGTCAACTCGATGGCGCGGGCTACCTACGCCCTTGCGATGTCGTTCGTGTGTGTCGGCGCGATCCTCGTTGTCCTGAACTTGGACTACATCGGGGTCATCACCATCCTCATGATGTTGATGGAGATGGCGATCATGGCCGTTTTCATGGTCATGTTCATGGGGATGAACCCGGCGTTGATGCCCATGGATATGACCCACAGCAAACGCCGTTCGATGATCATCGCCGCCACCGTCTTCGTGCTCCTGGCCGTGGCAGCGTTTGTCATCCCCTGGCCCGCACGTGCCGGCGAACCTGCCGCGGACCTCGTCAGGTCTCTGGGCGACGCGATCATGGGCTCGAAAATGCTAGTGATGCTCGTCATCAGCCCCGTTTTGTTCGCGACGATTGTCGCGGCACTGGTGCTGGCCAATCCGCACGGCCGTTCCGACCCACCTGGTGAGGATCGTGACGGCGAAGAAGGCGACGGTACGCCGATGCCGCCTGACTCGTCGATGGCAGGGGAGCACCACCAATGA
- a CDS encoding complex I subunit 1 family protein, whose amino-acid sequence MATVFVAVLLVGGGLVVVAWAAAAANAMLDARSGGAPVLTAAAAPLREVSRLLRQQRRTLAGADSLLWRIAGAGLVIAAMLKMLVIPFGSFVLADLPVGLVWFNAVDVLLWALWWLLGWGANSSWSLVGGYRFLALALSYELPLMFALTAPAIAAGSLRMLDVQDAQGNLWFVVWMPVAFLIFVASVVAFSSWGPFHTAMSGDIASGVLVELSGVDRLLVLVGRYAVLVAGAAFAVPLFLGGGNGPWLPPSMWVLIKTLVVLAGMLTVRRLFPMIRPDRLAGLAWVIVLPLTIVQVAVVAVIVGVNGGAL is encoded by the coding sequence GTGGCCACGGTCTTTGTCGCCGTGTTGCTGGTGGGCGGCGGTCTCGTCGTGGTCGCCTGGGCTGCGGCGGCCGCGAACGCGATGCTTGATGCTCGATCTGGCGGTGCACCGGTCTTAACCGCCGCCGCCGCGCCCCTTCGGGAGGTGAGCCGCCTGCTTCGCCAGCAACGCCGCACTCTTGCGGGGGCAGATTCGTTGCTGTGGCGTATCGCCGGCGCGGGCCTGGTCATCGCGGCCATGCTAAAGATGCTGGTGATCCCTTTCGGATCCTTCGTTCTGGCCGACCTGCCCGTGGGTCTGGTGTGGTTCAATGCGGTCGACGTGTTGTTGTGGGCGCTGTGGTGGTTGCTCGGGTGGGGAGCCAACAGTTCCTGGTCGCTCGTCGGCGGATACCGTTTCCTCGCACTCGCTCTCTCGTACGAGCTTCCGCTGATGTTCGCGCTGACCGCGCCGGCCATCGCGGCTGGGAGCCTTCGCATGCTCGATGTGCAGGACGCGCAGGGCAACCTGTGGTTTGTCGTCTGGATGCCGGTGGCATTCCTGATTTTCGTTGCATCCGTGGTGGCGTTTTCGTCGTGGGGTCCTTTCCATACCGCGATGAGCGGCGATATCGCCTCTGGCGTGCTTGTCGAGCTGAGCGGCGTCGACCGGCTGCTCGTTCTCGTGGGCCGGTACGCCGTCCTCGTCGCCGGTGCCGCGTTCGCGGTGCCGCTGTTCCTCGGTGGCGGAAACGGTCCGTGGCTGCCACCGTCGATGTGGGTGCTCATCAAGACCCTGGTCGTGCTGGCGGGGATGTTGACGGTGCGACGACTCTTCCCGATGATTCGCCCTGACCGTCTCGCGGGGCTCGCGTGGGTCATCGTTTTGCCGTTGACGATCGTTCAGGTCGCCGTCGTCGCCGTGATCGTGGGCGTCAACGGGGGTGCACTGTGA
- a CDS encoding NADH-quinone oxidoreductase subunit 5 family protein, giving the protein MSLLLITLIALPAVAGTALLLGGRRFDRMAPVTSITVAAVTMAAAITAAITRPRWEAAFIGPSGATLVVDGLSAVLLPMITAVALLVLVFAAAERTQTEARFHGLMLVFIAAVLITVTSTSLVSLLAAWEIMGATSYALIGFHWQNARTIPAGFVAFTVTRTADLGLYLAAGVAIVAGVGWQLDDLSSASAPWLSLIAAGVLIAGLGKAAQLPFSFWLSRAMEGPSPVSALLHSAAMVAMGGYLLLRLSPLLLASGWAGWAAAWIGAATTIVLGVIAIGQSDLKQLLAASTAAQLGFVTLAAGIGATAGGTAQLIAHAATKALLFLIAGAWLAATGTKQLHALRGVGRRWPLVGVTFMIGALSLAGIPPLSLWLTKDSVLAAALEASPALYAAGLVGAVLAAAYSAKIIGVAWAAPVQDAAREAGWDAEQPGTRHIPAGATGPLVVLAVGAAVLGILAAPGVDAPFRETLGAAGQPQSSVAELAASALLALIVVLVVLRYRLPPVPGAATWFGLERAAVTIVGRPLDAFAAVLARFDVRLDAAIDAVPRALDRAGAATRSLDGEVDGAVGRVVTFTRAAGRLAQRSQSGRIADYYAAGAVITVALVVLLIVVR; this is encoded by the coding sequence ATGAGCCTCCTACTGATCACACTGATCGCGTTACCCGCGGTTGCCGGCACCGCCCTCCTTCTCGGCGGCCGCCGCTTCGACAGAATGGCACCGGTCACATCGATAACGGTCGCCGCTGTGACAATGGCGGCCGCGATCACTGCGGCCATTACCCGGCCGAGGTGGGAGGCGGCCTTTATCGGGCCGAGCGGTGCCACCCTGGTTGTCGATGGGCTTTCCGCCGTCCTGCTGCCGATGATCACCGCCGTCGCGCTCCTCGTCTTGGTCTTCGCTGCTGCTGAGCGGACACAGACCGAGGCCCGCTTCCATGGCCTGATGCTGGTGTTCATCGCTGCCGTGCTCATCACGGTGACCTCGACGTCGCTAGTGTCGTTGCTGGCCGCGTGGGAGATTATGGGCGCCACCTCGTACGCTCTCATCGGCTTCCACTGGCAGAACGCCCGCACCATTCCCGCGGGTTTCGTCGCATTCACCGTGACGCGGACGGCCGACCTCGGACTGTATCTGGCTGCGGGTGTGGCCATCGTCGCGGGCGTGGGCTGGCAACTCGACGATCTGAGTAGCGCCTCGGCGCCCTGGCTGTCGCTCATCGCCGCGGGCGTCCTGATCGCCGGCCTGGGAAAGGCCGCGCAACTCCCCTTCAGCTTCTGGTTGTCCCGCGCCATGGAAGGGCCCAGCCCCGTGAGCGCCTTGCTGCACTCCGCCGCGATGGTCGCCATGGGCGGATATCTGCTCCTTCGCCTGAGTCCACTCTTGCTCGCGTCCGGCTGGGCGGGATGGGCGGCCGCATGGATCGGTGCGGCCACGACCATCGTTTTGGGTGTGATCGCCATCGGCCAGTCCGACCTCAAACAGCTCCTCGCCGCCTCCACCGCCGCGCAACTGGGATTTGTGACTCTCGCCGCCGGCATCGGGGCGACAGCGGGGGGAACTGCGCAGCTGATCGCACACGCGGCCACCAAAGCGCTGCTGTTCCTCATCGCGGGCGCGTGGCTGGCAGCAACGGGCACCAAACAGTTGCACGCGTTGCGTGGCGTCGGCCGGCGGTGGCCTCTCGTCGGAGTGACGTTCATGATCGGAGCACTCTCGCTCGCCGGCATCCCCCCGCTCTCGCTCTGGCTGACCAAAGACTCTGTCCTCGCGGCCGCGCTCGAAGCGAGCCCCGCTCTGTACGCGGCTGGCCTGGTGGGGGCGGTACTGGCGGCGGCGTACTCGGCGAAAATCATCGGAGTGGCGTGGGCGGCTCCTGTTCAGGACGCGGCGCGTGAGGCGGGGTGGGATGCCGAGCAGCCGGGAACGCGGCACATTCCTGCCGGCGCGACCGGCCCGCTCGTTGTCCTGGCAGTCGGGGCGGCTGTTCTGGGAATCCTCGCTGCTCCCGGCGTGGATGCTCCGTTCCGCGAAACCCTCGGCGCAGCAGGGCAGCCTCAGAGCAGCGTCGCTGAGCTGGCGGCATCAGCGCTCCTTGCCCTCATCGTCGTACTTGTCGTGCTGCGGTATCGGCTTCCGCCTGTTCCTGGGGCAGCGACCTGGTTTGGTCTGGAGCGTGCCGCGGTCACCATCGTCGGCCGCCCGCTGGACGCATTCGCTGCGGTTCTGGCTCGTTTCGATGTCCGCCTCGACGCGGCGATCGATGCCGTGCCGCGTGCCCTCGATCGGGCGGGTGCCGCCACGCGGTCTCTCGACGGCGAGGTCGACGGTGCGGTGGGTCGCGTCGTGACGTTCACCCGCGCGGCGGGAAGGCTTGCCCAACGTTCCCAATCTGGTCGTATCGCCGACTACTACGCCGCTGGCGCCGTCATCACCGTCGCCCTCGTCGTGCTCTTGATTGTTGTGAGGTAG
- a CDS encoding complex I subunit 4 family protein gives MLSIVIFLPVAAGILLAVFKKITPAAARWVWLTTTLVDLALIAGITVAGPTSGDGLVAEEQLAWMPGVGTSYHIGVDGFSLPLLLLTGVIFVASAVWSLRTEDRPRAQAALFLFLQTTCLGLFAAQDLILFFLWFDLSIVGMYFVIAGWGHGNARRSALKFFLYTFLGSLALLLGFIGLYLNSSPHTFDMIELSQAGAFTGNAVTGGLILTAIVVGLAIKTPTFPFHSWLPPAHTDAPSIGSVVLAAVMLKMGTYGFVRIAMPMLSDAWRAGAWVIVAVGIVSVLYGALVALAQTDVKRMIAFTSINHMGYVILAVGAAGIVSQDSEQAQHLAITGAVIQMVSHGLITGALFLLAGVFWDRTGSYDLRRYGGLASPAPRFAGFFAIAAFASLGLPGFSGFIAEFQIFTGSIGTTLWAALALPGILIVAVLFLRAFQRVFTGPTTGLSPGFDDLRPREIVPLVVLLGLSVIIGIFPGPLIELIAPAADQLIGVLGP, from the coding sequence GTGCTCAGCATTGTCATCTTCTTGCCGGTCGCGGCCGGCATCCTTCTCGCGGTGTTCAAAAAGATCACGCCGGCCGCAGCACGCTGGGTGTGGCTGACCACGACCCTCGTCGATCTGGCCCTGATCGCCGGCATCACGGTGGCCGGGCCAACGAGCGGCGATGGCCTCGTCGCGGAGGAGCAGCTGGCATGGATGCCGGGCGTCGGCACGAGCTATCACATCGGCGTCGACGGATTCTCACTCCCGCTGCTCCTGCTGACCGGGGTGATTTTCGTCGCGAGCGCCGTGTGGTCCCTCCGGACTGAGGATCGACCGCGCGCGCAGGCCGCGCTGTTTTTGTTCCTGCAGACCACGTGCCTCGGGCTCTTCGCCGCCCAAGACCTCATCTTGTTCTTCCTCTGGTTCGATCTGTCGATCGTGGGGATGTACTTCGTCATCGCCGGATGGGGTCACGGCAACGCCCGCCGATCCGCACTTAAGTTCTTCCTGTACACGTTCCTGGGATCGCTGGCCCTGCTGCTGGGATTCATCGGGCTCTACCTGAACTCCTCCCCTCACACGTTCGACATGATCGAGCTGTCCCAGGCGGGAGCTTTCACGGGCAACGCGGTGACCGGTGGCCTCATTCTCACCGCGATCGTGGTCGGCTTGGCGATCAAGACCCCGACGTTCCCGTTCCACTCCTGGCTACCCCCTGCCCACACCGATGCCCCGAGCATCGGGTCCGTCGTGCTCGCCGCCGTGATGTTGAAGATGGGCACGTACGGTTTCGTGCGCATCGCGATGCCGATGCTTTCGGATGCCTGGAGGGCCGGCGCGTGGGTGATCGTCGCGGTGGGAATCGTGTCGGTGCTCTACGGCGCGCTCGTCGCACTGGCGCAGACGGACGTGAAACGGATGATCGCGTTCACCTCGATCAACCACATGGGCTACGTGATCCTCGCCGTCGGTGCCGCCGGAATCGTGTCCCAGGACAGCGAACAGGCGCAGCACCTTGCAATCACCGGCGCCGTGATCCAGATGGTGTCGCACGGTCTAATCACCGGCGCACTGTTTCTGCTCGCGGGAGTGTTCTGGGATCGCACCGGCAGCTACGATCTCCGCCGCTACGGAGGACTCGCCTCGCCCGCCCCGCGGTTCGCGGGCTTCTTCGCCATCGCCGCGTTCGCCTCCCTCGGCCTTCCCGGCTTCAGCGGATTCATCGCAGAGTTCCAGATCTTCACGGGCAGCATCGGCACGACGCTGTGGGCAGCACTGGCACTACCGGGCATTCTGATCGTGGCCGTGCTGTTCTTGCGCGCCTTCCAACGAGTCTTCACCGGCCCCACCACCGGCCTATCGCCCGGATTCGATGACCTCCGGCCCCGTGAGATCGTCCCACTCGTTGTGCTTCTGGGGCTGTCCGTGATCATCGGCATCTTCCCCGGCCCACTGATCGAACTCATCGCCCCCGCGGCCGACCAGCTGATAGGCGTGCTCGGCCCGTGA
- a CDS encoding potassium channel family protein, with translation MDWLARAVGAVTILYVLRDIFHTLGHPEGHGTLSRFVLSTIWRLSTFRGKRGRLARLAGPVALITVIMVWGTLAILGWALVYLPSVPTGFVYASGSETDVTNVVLDALYISMSTISTLGFGDVVPAPGWLRVVTPLEALFGFALLTVAVSWVLQVYPALARRRVLAIRLSSLRRTMSTTALRDAEATLIAAVLERLSTDIIQARIDLSEYSETYYFRDEDPNCSLAAMLPYAAELASIGAAAPRSDTRFAAKLLMFALEGFTEVLKDRFPHTAPIMSDLLAAYAADHGHDPVSGQANE, from the coding sequence ATGGATTGGTTGGCGCGCGCGGTGGGAGCCGTCACCATCCTGTATGTGCTCCGCGACATCTTCCACACGTTGGGTCATCCCGAAGGACACGGCACTCTGAGTCGTTTCGTGCTGAGCACGATATGGCGGCTCTCGACGTTTCGCGGCAAGCGAGGAAGGCTTGCTCGCCTCGCTGGCCCGGTCGCATTGATAACCGTAATCATGGTGTGGGGCACACTGGCGATACTGGGGTGGGCGCTCGTGTACTTGCCCTCCGTTCCCACCGGTTTCGTATATGCCTCCGGGTCCGAAACGGACGTGACGAACGTTGTATTGGACGCCCTGTACATCTCGATGTCCACGATATCGACCCTGGGGTTCGGCGACGTGGTGCCAGCTCCTGGTTGGCTGCGCGTCGTCACCCCGCTTGAGGCACTATTCGGGTTTGCGTTGCTCACTGTCGCGGTTTCTTGGGTGCTGCAGGTCTACCCGGCCTTGGCTAGACGCCGGGTGCTGGCGATCCGCCTTTCGTCGTTGCGGCGCACCATGAGCACAACCGCGCTACGAGACGCCGAAGCGACCCTCATCGCCGCGGTTCTGGAGCGTTTGTCGACCGATATCATCCAGGCTCGGATCGATCTCAGCGAATACTCGGAAACGTACTATTTCAGAGACGAGGACCCGAACTGCTCGCTCGCAGCAATGCTGCCCTACGCGGCAGAACTGGCCAGCATCGGAGCTGCCGCACCGCGCTCCGATACGCGTTTCGCTGCAAAACTGCTGATGTTCGCATTGGAGGGCTTCACCGAGGTGCTAAAGGACCGCTTCCCGCATACGGCTCCCATCATGTCCGATTTACTGGCGGCATACGCAGCCGATCATGGGCACGATCCTGTGAGCGGACAGGCCAACGAATAG
- a CDS encoding NADH-quinone oxidoreductase subunit A, with the protein MSPYISVFIVIGLGLAAVGLLYVVGRFVAVSRDVVEVLPFQSGWEPREHALSRYHARWYPIALVFLAFDVEMLFMYPWAVIVAERGAEAIIEMFVFLALLVAGVVWAWREGAFRWV; encoded by the coding sequence ATGTCCCCCTACATCAGCGTTTTCATTGTGATCGGCCTCGGTCTGGCCGCGGTGGGATTGCTGTACGTGGTGGGTCGGTTCGTGGCGGTTTCCCGGGATGTAGTGGAGGTCCTCCCGTTCCAGTCCGGCTGGGAACCACGCGAACATGCGCTGTCCCGGTATCACGCACGCTGGTACCCGATTGCGCTGGTGTTCCTCGCCTTTGATGTCGAGATGCTGTTCATGTATCCGTGGGCGGTCATCGTGGCCGAACGCGGTGCCGAAGCCATCATCGAGATGTTCGTGTTTCTCGCGCTATTGGTCGCGGGCGTTGTCTGGGCGTGGCGTGAAGGGGCCTTCCGATGGGTCTGA